In one window of Chanodichthys erythropterus isolate Z2021 chromosome 23, ASM2448905v1, whole genome shotgun sequence DNA:
- the LOC137013571 gene encoding probable G-protein coupled receptor 141 → MTMNTTVANITNPAVSTSSPHLTEPFRITLIVIYTFVLLVGITGLTLMISLLKTNIRSLTTIAFLNLMVAHFLFLLTVPFRIYYYATQTWNLGERMCKLVSAMVHIHVYMVFTIYAIILTLRFLHYYKKMQWTEFYRRLHALGASVLVWILLLLIMLPLVLNQYGIVNDNAEENQCFKFGKMIENKAVYALNMILSIFIISVSCVQTGIQAIILHAMIRKYGQASRSQQEFWVQIKNLIFVLIMLTCLVPYHLFRLKYLDDTVKLSPANEVFLAITGLTCFDMLTFTGRGVCQVCWT, encoded by the coding sequence ATGACGATGAACACCACAGTTGCCAACATCACCAACCCTGCAGTGTCTACTTCATCACCCCACCTCACCGAGCCCTTCAGAATCACCCTTATCGTCATCTACACTTTCGTGCTTCTGGTGGGCATCACAGGCTTGACCCTCATGATAAGCTTGTTAAAAACCAACATTCGCTCGTTAACCACCATCGCCTTCCTGAACCTGATGGTCGCACATTTTCTTTTCCTGCTCACCGTGCCATTCAGAATCTACTACTACGCGACCCAAACATGGAATCTGGGTGAGAGGATGTGTAAACTGGTCAGCGCCATGGTGCATATCCACGTATACATGGTGTTTACCATATACGCCATCATTCTTACCCTTCGTTTCCTGCATTATTACAAGAAAATGCAATGGACTGAGTTCTACAGGCGGCTGCACGCACTCGGCGCGAGCGTTCTAGTGTGGATCCTCCTGTTGCTCATCATGCTTCCCCTCGTGCTGAATCAATACGGGATTGTGAATGACAACGCAGAGGAAAACCAGTGCTTTAAATTTGGGAAAATGATAGAGAACAAGGCCGTCTACGCCCTGAACATGATTCTGTCCATCTTTATTATCAGTGTGTCGTGTGTTCAGACCGGCATCCAGGCGATCATCCTGCACGCGATGATACGCAAGTACGGACAAGCCAGTCGATCCCAGCAAGAGTTTTGGGTCCAAATAAAAAACCTTATCTTTGTACTTATCATGCTCACCTGCCTGGTACCGTACCACCTTTTTCGGCTGAAATACCTGGACGACACTGTAAAGCTTAGTCCGGCAAATGAGGTGTTTCTGGCCATCACGGGACTTACGTGTTTCGACATGCTGACGTTCACCGGCAGGGGCGTGTGTCAGGTGTGCTGGACCTAA
- the hnf4g gene encoding hepatocyte nuclear factor 4-gamma isoform X2, producing the protein MQIVVGRGEENMPTEPNISQGENGVSSNCAICGDKATGKHYGASSCDGCKGFFRRSIRKSHVYSCRFNRQCVVDKDKRNQCRFCRLHKCFRAGMKKEAVQNERDRISSRRNMQDSHDLPPITALAHAEALSQQINAASPMGPADVSDKKSATISDVCESMKQQLLVLVEWAKYIPAFGELPLDDQVSLLRAHAGEHLLLGVAKRSMPYKDLLLLGNGCVVHRNCPEPEIGRVSNRVLDELVLPFQDIQIDDNEYAALKAIVFFDPDAKSLRDPSKIKAMRYQVQMSLEDYINDRQYDSRGRFGELLLLLPTLQSITWQMIEQLQFIKLFGLAKIDNLLQEMLLGGLTTEQPHLHHNGHPQVPVTGQTIVISSIPGPAHSQQMASPDTPIPSPTSVQNQEAYKPSGSPALLLPPQPMSNRPSPEPPL; encoded by the exons ATGCAAATCGTTGTTGGACGTGGAGAAG AAAACATGCCGACAGAGCCCAACATCAGTCAAGGAGAAAATGGCGTGAGCTCCAACTGCGCAATCTGTGGTGACAAAGCCACAGGTAAACATTATGGCGCCTCCAGCTGTGATGGCTGCAAAGGCTTCTTCCGCCGGAGCATCAGGAAAAGTCATGTCTACTCCTGCAG GTTTAATCGTCAGTGTGTCGTTGATAAAGACAAAAGGAACCAGTGCCGTTTCTGTAGACTTCACAAATGCTTTCGAGCTGGAATGAAGAAAGAag CTGTGCAGAATGAGCGGGACCGTATCAGCTCTAGGAGGAACATGCAAGACTCACATGATCTGCCGCCAATCACAGCCCTCGCTCATGCTGAAGCTCTCTCGCAGCAG ATCAACGCCGCCAGCCCAATGGGGCCTGCTGATGTTTCAGACAAAAAATCAGCCACTATCAGTGATGTCTGTGAATCTATGAAGCAACAGCTGCTTGTTCTGGTAGAGTGGGCTAAATACATCCCAGCCTTCGGCGAATTGCCACTTGATGACCAG GTTAGTTTATTACGAGCTCATGCTGGCGAACACCTTCTGCTTGGTGTGGCTAAAAGGTCAATGCCATACAAAGACCTTTTGCTTCTAG GTAATGGCTGTGTTGTCCATCGAAACTGCCCTGAGCCGGAAATAGGTCGCGTGTCCAACCGAGTCTTGGATGAACTGGTCTTGCCCTTCCAGGACATCCAAATTGACGACAATGAATATGCAGCTCTAAAGGCCATTGTGTTCTTTGATCCAG ACGCCAAAAGCTTAAGAGACCCCTCTAAGATCAAGGCGATGCGCTATCAGGTTCAAATGAGTCTGGAAGACTACATTAATGACCGGCAGTATGACTCTCGTGGGCGATTCGGGGAGCTTTTGCTGCTGCTTCCTACTCTGCAAAGCATCACCTGGCAGATGATTGAGCAGCTACAGTTTATCAAGCTTTTTGGTCTTGCCAAGATAGATAACCTGCTGCAGGAGATGCTTCTTGGGG gtTTGACCACAGAACAACCTCACTTACATCACAATGGTCACCCTCAGGTTCCAGTAACAGGACAGACTATAGTCATTAGCTCCATACCAGGACCTGCACACTCACAGCAGATGG CATCCCCAGATACCCCCATTCCATCTCCCACTTCAGTACAGAACCAGGAGGCCTATAAGCCCTCCGGCAGCCCGGCTCTCCTGCTACCGCCACAGCCCATGTCAAACAGACCTTCTCCTGAGCCTCCTCTATGA
- the hnf4g gene encoding hepatocyte nuclear factor 4-gamma isoform X1, which produces MKFSPTPLPKSLLDMDVANYCEGLDPTYSTLGFENAEVLYCGENMPTEPNISQGENGVSSNCAICGDKATGKHYGASSCDGCKGFFRRSIRKSHVYSCRFNRQCVVDKDKRNQCRFCRLHKCFRAGMKKEAVQNERDRISSRRNMQDSHDLPPITALAHAEALSQQINAASPMGPADVSDKKSATISDVCESMKQQLLVLVEWAKYIPAFGELPLDDQVSLLRAHAGEHLLLGVAKRSMPYKDLLLLGNGCVVHRNCPEPEIGRVSNRVLDELVLPFQDIQIDDNEYAALKAIVFFDPDAKSLRDPSKIKAMRYQVQMSLEDYINDRQYDSRGRFGELLLLLPTLQSITWQMIEQLQFIKLFGLAKIDNLLQEMLLGGLTTEQPHLHHNGHPQVPVTGQTIVISSIPGPAHSQQMASPDTPIPSPTSVQNQEAYKPSGSPALLLPPQPMSNRPSPEPPL; this is translated from the exons ATGAAGTTTTCACCAACTCCTCTTCCTAAATCTTTGTTAGACATGGATGTAGCCAATTACTGCGAGGGCCTAGACCCGACCTATAGCACACTGGGCTTTGAGAATGCTGAGGTGCTTTACTGTGGTG AAAACATGCCGACAGAGCCCAACATCAGTCAAGGAGAAAATGGCGTGAGCTCCAACTGCGCAATCTGTGGTGACAAAGCCACAGGTAAACATTATGGCGCCTCCAGCTGTGATGGCTGCAAAGGCTTCTTCCGCCGGAGCATCAGGAAAAGTCATGTCTACTCCTGCAG GTTTAATCGTCAGTGTGTCGTTGATAAAGACAAAAGGAACCAGTGCCGTTTCTGTAGACTTCACAAATGCTTTCGAGCTGGAATGAAGAAAGAag CTGTGCAGAATGAGCGGGACCGTATCAGCTCTAGGAGGAACATGCAAGACTCACATGATCTGCCGCCAATCACAGCCCTCGCTCATGCTGAAGCTCTCTCGCAGCAG ATCAACGCCGCCAGCCCAATGGGGCCTGCTGATGTTTCAGACAAAAAATCAGCCACTATCAGTGATGTCTGTGAATCTATGAAGCAACAGCTGCTTGTTCTGGTAGAGTGGGCTAAATACATCCCAGCCTTCGGCGAATTGCCACTTGATGACCAG GTTAGTTTATTACGAGCTCATGCTGGCGAACACCTTCTGCTTGGTGTGGCTAAAAGGTCAATGCCATACAAAGACCTTTTGCTTCTAG GTAATGGCTGTGTTGTCCATCGAAACTGCCCTGAGCCGGAAATAGGTCGCGTGTCCAACCGAGTCTTGGATGAACTGGTCTTGCCCTTCCAGGACATCCAAATTGACGACAATGAATATGCAGCTCTAAAGGCCATTGTGTTCTTTGATCCAG ACGCCAAAAGCTTAAGAGACCCCTCTAAGATCAAGGCGATGCGCTATCAGGTTCAAATGAGTCTGGAAGACTACATTAATGACCGGCAGTATGACTCTCGTGGGCGATTCGGGGAGCTTTTGCTGCTGCTTCCTACTCTGCAAAGCATCACCTGGCAGATGATTGAGCAGCTACAGTTTATCAAGCTTTTTGGTCTTGCCAAGATAGATAACCTGCTGCAGGAGATGCTTCTTGGGG gtTTGACCACAGAACAACCTCACTTACATCACAATGGTCACCCTCAGGTTCCAGTAACAGGACAGACTATAGTCATTAGCTCCATACCAGGACCTGCACACTCACAGCAGATGG CATCCCCAGATACCCCCATTCCATCTCCCACTTCAGTACAGAACCAGGAGGCCTATAAGCCCTCCGGCAGCCCGGCTCTCCTGCTACCGCCACAGCCCATGTCAAACAGACCTTCTCCTGAGCCTCCTCTATGA